Sequence from the Maribacter aquivivus genome:
AGTTCAATATCGCTTTTAAGCTGTTTAGCGTGGCTTCTCTAGTTTTTGGTATCATACTTAGTCCGGTGTGGAGTTCGGTTACCAATGCCCAGGTAAATAACGATTATACCTGGATCAAGAAGTTAATTAAGAAGTTGCTACTAATCTGGGGTATTATTGCTGTAGGAAGTATTATTGTTTTAATGATTGCACCTACCATTTATCACTTATGGATTGGTGATATTATTACGATACCGTTCATAACATCATTAGGTGTGTTGCTTATTGTACTATCTAATTGTTTTTCTTCAATTTTTATTAGTGTCCTAAACGGTATGGGTAAAGTAAACCTGCAATTTTACATTTCCATTTTTGTTATCATATTTTTTGTACCCATAGCTTATTTTCTATCGGTAGAGATGAGTTACGGTATTTTTGGAATATGTATGGCAATTGTCATTACAAATGTGAACGGTTTAATAGTAGCACCATATCAGGTGTACGTAGAAATGAGAAAAAATCGAAAATTACCAGCTTAAAAAGTTGTAATAAACTAGAGATGATGTCAACTAATGAAAAGAAATTAATTACTGTTTTACTTACGGTTCACAATCGTAAGATGAAAACGTATAGCTGTTTGCAAGCATTATCTAAATGTATTTTAGATGATGGTTTCGAGTTGAATATATTCTTGGTAGATGATGGTAGTACTGATGGTACGACCGCGTATTTGCAGGATAAGTTTGATAATCTTCGGATTATACAAGGGTCAGGAAGTTTATTCTGGGCCGGTGGTATGCGAGCTGCCTGGAAATATGCCAATGAGCATGAAAAAAATACAAATTACTATTTGCTATTAAATGATGATACCATTGTTTTTGAAGATACTATTACCAGATTGTTCAGTGATTTGAAAGCTACTAATGAGCCGAAGAGTATTATAGTGGGACCAACTATGGATCCAGATACAAAAAAGATATCCTATGGCGGACATCAACTATTAAATAGACTGACTTTTAAAAGTAAAATGTTAATACCTAATAATGAGTTTCCTCAAAAATGTGAGTTAGGTAATGCCAATATAATGTTGGTACCTAAAGAGGTATTTGTCGAAATTGGATCACTAACAGAAAATTATACACATGGTATAGCGGATTTTGACTACACTCTGAAAGCTTTAAAAAATGGTATCAATACCTATATTTCTAGTTCTTACTGTGGCTATTGTATTAATGACCACGGAGTAAGTTGGTTAAGTCAAAAAAGTAATTTAAAAGATCGTTTAAAGTATTTGTATAGTCCTACAGGATTATCATATAAAGAATATTTACAATTTGTAAAAACACATTTTCCATTACATCTACCACAAGCCTTTTTATTGTTGTGGTTTAAAACCTTATTTCCTATTGTTTGGCAATTATTTAAAAATGAAGAATATTTAAAATGAATACGGATTTGTCCATATCCCCCTTACTTTTTATTATTTTTAATAGACCGGAACAAACAAGAAAGGTCTTTGAAATGATAAAAAAGGCTAGACCTAAAAAACTGTATGTTGCAGCAGATGGACCTAGACAAAATAGTACTGATGAGCAACGTTGTAAAGAGACTAGAGCTATCATAGATTTAGTGGATTGGGACTGCGAGGTTAAAACACTTTTTAGAGAAGAAAATATTGGTTGCGGCTTAGGACCAAAAAAAGCAATTGATTGGTTCTTTGAAAATGAAGAAGAAGGTATCATTTTAGAAGATGATTGTTTGCCTTCAGAAAGCTTTTTTAAATTCTGTTCAGAACTGTTAGAAAAATATCGAGATAATAGCCAGATAATGCATATTGGAGGTTCTAATTTTCAGAACGGATATGTTTCAGATTCTGATTACTCGTACTACTTCTCTTATTTCAGTCATGAATGGGGTTGGGCTAGTTGGAGAAGAGCTTGGAAACATTATGATTATGAAGTGTCAACGTATCCGGAGTTAAAAAAGAAAGGATATTTCGATAAGTACTTTTCTAATTTTATTGAAAAGAAATACCGACTTAGCAAGATTGAAAAAACAATTAATGCAGAAGAAGTTACTTGGTGGGATTATCAGTGGGATTATACCAAATTAATCAATTCAGGATTATCTATAATTCCGCATCAAAACATGATTAAGAATTTAGGTTTTGGTGAAGATGCTACACATACTTTAAGTGCTAATGATGAAAGGCAAAAAAATGAAGCTCATGAATTAAAATTTCCCTTAGCACATCCTAGTTTTGTAATTAGAGACATAAAAGCAGATAAGAAATATTTTAATTGGTTTTTTAAAACCACAGTTCTACGTAGAAAAATATTAAGCTTCTTGCGATTTCCAGGATATTCAAGCTTAGGCTAATTTTAAACGAATTGGGTCAATGGTATTGATTTTGTTGCAGATTAGTTATCAGAATTACAGTTGAAATCAAGTAAAATAGGTTCTCTCGGTTCAAAATCGATATCATCTCTATAGTCTACAACTTCAAAACTATATTCTGGCCAAATGATATTGGTAGGATTACATGATTCATAAACTAGGCAGTCAGTTATTTTATTGCCACCAGAAGTATCAAAAGCTGCAAATATTAATGAGTTAGATGCTGGTAGCCCTCTGTCTTGTCCTAACTCTCCACATATAATTTGCTTCGCACGTAATCTGTTAAAAGTTACATTCCCAGAACCTTCAACTGAAGATGCAACACCATTTCCCATCTCTAAAAAGTCAACATCTTCAACAAGTCCGCCCGTACCTCCACGTGCACCTTCAGTATTTTGATCTTCAAACATTACACCAACACCCCTAGGGCTATTGTTGCCAACTATCAAACCTTTTTTAATCTGTTGTCCCGCACTTTTGTAAATACTAATATTGTCTTCGGTCCATGCAATTTCTCGGTCATTTATTACTGAAAAATTCTCCAATAATCCTCCAATACATTTATCGTATTGTACTAATTGTCCTCTAGGAAAAGGACCTCTCATATTGTGACCTTCAATATAGGTCAATACAGACTCATCGCATTGATCTAATCGAATACCGGTAGAGCCATCTTCTACTTTTACATGGGTAATTACTAAATTCTCAGTATCAAATCCCTCAATACAATTTCTGGTAGCATCTGGTAAAGGACCACTAGAAGGGGCATCTGTATATTTAATGGAACAGTTTTCTATCGTTAAATTATCTGCCTTAGCAAATTTAATACCCATATACGCACCGGTGTAATCAATAATACAATTTGATATGACGACGCCTGTAAATCCATTAATTTCTATACCATGCTGATTTAATGTTTTAATATGCAGGTTTTCTATGCGCTGGTTATTTTCAGTGACAATTATTGGACCTGAATCTTGACGAATGCTTGTGCATGGGGCTTCGACAATCTCAGGTTCTACTGTTTCAGGTTCAGCAATTGTTGGTACTACGGTATAGTTTTCTTCCGTTCCATTTTCAGAAGTTACAGTATAGGTAACTTCCTCGCTAAAATCTTGTGGAGTAGTGGTATCTGGTATTACGGTTGCAGCCGAATCAACGGTAATGGTAGGTTTTAGTTGAAGCGTAGATATGCTACTGGTATCAATGTCAACATATATAAGATTTTGTTCTTCATCAATAACACCTATAATATCTGTGTTCAAACCTATATTATCAATTGATTGTATGCTGAAATTAGAAATTCTAAGCGTTGGGATAAAAACAGCTTCTTCCGTTGAGGTATCTTTAATTATAGATTCGCTAAGAATATCATGGTCAGACGAACAAGACCCTAATTGTAAAAACGGGAATGTTAGTACAAGTAAAATAAATACTGTAGTGTTGAAGTACATGGGTTTAAATGTGATTCTTGCCATAACGTTTATTTATATCATTGGGCCATGAATAAATATTGAAGCGTTTAGTCTGTATTGTCTAGTCTCTATGAATAACTGATTTTTCCGTTGAATGTTGTTCTTGAATAATAAACAGGTTAATTTATGGAGTGAATATTGATAATTTGTAAAAAAAAATATTACAGATGAAGAGATGTAATTTTTATAAGATGGTTAAATAATTAAAATAGATCTAGAAAAAATGGATTTATATGAGATAGTACATTTACTAAATACTCTTAAATTGAAAATAAACTTACCTTTTCTGCAGATAAACGTAATTTTAGTGTTAATAATTTAGAATTCGATATCTTTGGTTTTAAATTCTAATAACCCCCGGAGTAATTGCTATTCCTAAATTATAGCTGTTAATATTTAACGGTTAGTTGGTTTTAAGAGAATGTATTTACTATGATTTTAGATGATTATATGATTGCTACTGATGTTAATTCAGAAGTTTTATGTCTTGGTTACCCTATTTATAATTCTTCACTTAATGATTTACCTAATAAATCAAAATTGTTGGTGAATACCATCAATCAATATTCATATTGTATTTCAGAAGAAGATGCTACTTTTAAAGAAGCACTTTTGAATAGTGATGTTATTTTGCCCGATGGTGTTGGTATTGTATTTGCATCAAAGTGGTTGAATGATGTTAAGGTAAAAAAAATAGCTGGAGCAGATTTTCATGAGTTTCAATTAAAACGTTTAAATAGTATTAATGGTTCTTGTTTTTACTTGGGTGCTTCAAACGAAACTTTAGGTAAGATAGAAACCAGGTTGAAAAAAGAATACCCAAATGTGAAATTTGGTAGTTACTCGCCACCCTATAAACCAAGCTTTACAGAAGAAGATAACGTAAAAATGATACAAGAGGTGAACAATTTTAGTCCAGATGTATTATTTGTGGGTATGACTGCTCCAAAACAAGAAAAATGGAGCTATGCGCATAAAGGTGAACTTGAAGCTAAAATTATCTGCTCTATAGGTGCTGTATTTGATTTTTATGCAGGGACCGTAGAAAGACCTAATAAAATTTGGCAAGATTTAGGTTTAGAGTGGTTAGGTCGTCTTTTTAAAGAACCTAAAAGAATGTGGAGACGATATATTTATTATGGTGGCATTTTTGCTAAGCATATGGTAAAGGCTAAATTTAATCGCTTATAGTTAAATGGAACTGATACAACTTTAATATTCTGGTATTCTAAATTTATTTTAATTAGTCCTAACTTCAAGTGATTTCTAAATAAAATAAAATTTTAGTTACTAAATATTAATTACATAAGTTGAGACTTGAATTTTCTATAACATTATTTGTTCCTCTTAGCCTAAAACACCCCGGACTTGTGGTAATAACTTCAACTCCCGATAATGAAACGTTTTCTCCGTCTGCACTATCCAAAGGATAGACAGTAGAGGTAAGTGAATTATCTTTGAGTACCATATTTTCGAAAATTACATTATCTAGATTTCCTACAAATCTTAAGGTGTTAAATTTGTGACGATCTTGGAATATACCGGTTTCGCTTTCGGCATACATATTTTTGAATGTTCCATTAGAAATATCTTGAATGTCAGCGAGCCCATCTCGTCTATAAGAAGAGTATCCATCTACTGTTACGTTGGTAATATGATCTGTGAGTTTAAGAGAATTGCAATATCCACCACCTGATCTTACATTAGGTGAACCAACATAATTACCATTATCAATTACGTCAGAAATATGTACCTCTCGAGAATCGTTCGGTTGACCATCTTTGTTGATGTAAAACAAATGAGGTGGAGGTGACCAAGTACCACCATTTCCGCCAATATCACCTCCAGCGGAATTTTGAATATCAGTATACCTATGCGAACGTACTGTCTCAACATTAAAATTTGACACATTACCTTGTATGCCCATAATTGTGCCATCTAAAGTCAATCTTCTTAATGTAACGTTTGAAGTTTGAGTTTTAGGGTCAGTACTTTCGTTCGTTACACTGGTATTTTCGTTAAACTCTGTCGTTAACTTCATGAAATAAGGGCAGAATTGTTGTGCATTTGCACCATCTGGCACTCTTAATGAAACATCTTCTAGTAGAATATTTGAGGCGCCTCTAATGTTAAAAACTGCCCAAAAGGAAATTGCTCCCGACCATGCAGGGTCAGCGCCAGAAAAAGACATTCCTTTATTAGCAATTAACCAGTTTTCTACCTGTAATTGATTGGCGGCATTTGTTTGCGAATCAATCGGTAAGGTAGAATAGGTTTGATCCCATACCATATTTATATTTTTAAAGGTAACATTATCGGCAAGTGCTATTATAAATGCTGGTGAACGTAAGTTGTTGATAATTAATTCTGATTCAGATGTACCCTCTATCCAATCATTATCATTCAAGAAAATTGACTTTGTACCAGTAGCCGAAACATCAATAAACATTTTTCCATCGATCAAAATTTTGGCATTTGTATTATTTGCTTGTTTAAGGGTCTCTACAAGATAGTCTCTGTCATCGGTCGAACCGTTCATGTAAGCGCCAAACCATTGAGGCTTAATAAACTCTGTGCCAAGGGTTCCAGCTAAATTAATTGATTCAAAAATACGTTGGTTGTCTTCAGTTTGAATTATTGTATTGTTGAAGGATATGGTACCATTAACTAGGGTGCCACCTTTAAAAATTAAGGTAATATTTTCCGGTAATATTATTTCTTGACCACTAAGCTCAAAACGGTCAAAAATCTCCCATGAAGCATTACCCATATTTGCAGGAATATTACTCCAATCAAAATTGCTTGGGATTACAAAATTCGTACTACTTATGTCGTCGGTACCACTAGTATTATCAGTTTCCTCGTTTCCTTCTGGTTCTATTGTTACAGTGCCTTCTTCAGTTGTAGTAGAACCATCTTCCTCTTCTACTTCAATGACATAATCAAAGGTGTCTGTTTCTTGATTGTTTTGTTCTTCAGTTTCAGAATCGTCGGATGATGATTCTGAAGTTTCAGTTGATGTTTCTGATTCTTCTGATTCATTGGAAGAAGAATCAGAAGAATCTTCATGTGGCGTTTCTGCTGTATTGGAATCAACTTCATTATCAGAAGTATCTGTAGGAGTATAAATAATTTTTTGATTTTCACTAATCTCTATAGCTCCATTTTCTGGATTAGAAGTTTGAATAATTTTCACATTTTGCCCTGCTGCAAATGTATCATTGGCTAGTACATCTAAAATTATAGGGTCGTACCCGTTAATTATAAAAGCATCATCTACTGCATATTGATTATTGTTTTCATTAATGTTGGTAACATATTCTGAGAGAATATCCGTATCCTTACTACAAGAAAAGTGAAGTGAAAATATTGCTAATAAAAAAAGTATATTAATCTTCTTGAAAATTAATCGTTGCATAAATAGGTTCATATTGTAGATGTAATTTTGGGGTGGGTGGTACTTAAACAATTACTTTGGGGTTGTATTTGTTTAAATAATTAACTATGTTCTTTATTTGTTTTTTGTTTATATTTTTGATATACGTATACAATTAAGGTTTTGGTTGTCCAAGACATTGATTATTAGACAATTGTTTTTTAAAATGTTGTGAAAACCTCATTTAGGATAAGTATAATTTTGGTTTTTTGTTGTAAAGAAATATTTAATAATTTTTTTACAAAAATATTTAAATAAATAAAATAATCGATGAAATATTCAAATAATCGATGAAATACACTTGATAATTTTTTAATCTATTTTTTATTCAACTTTCTTAAGCAAAACTTGAATAAAATGTAATTAATAGTTGAATTACGTAGTTTTTGGAAAAACTTAATAAACAATATTTTATTTAGAGGATCTATTAAGAATGTAGAAATACAGACTTGGGTAAGATTAGAATTTGTCTGTTTTAGGACGTATAGTAAGTACAATTAAGAATATATCTTAATTAAATTCTTACTATAGAATAGGTAAAACTGCATAGAACAGATGTACCTCGATTTAAAAATGAATCTAATTATTTTTATATTTTATAAAGACTATTCTCGTAGTTTTTATAAAATTAATAAGGTATAATAAAATACTAGGTTTAAATTCTGACATACCATAGTAAATTACGGTAATCGGAAAAATTCTGTTTTCTTGAATGGTATTAATCTTGATACTTTGTATTTTTTTTTTGCTTTTATCAGTCGAATTGTAGAGTTATGATTTTTAAGGAAAATTTAAATATTTTATTTTATTGTTTCAATGATAGAACATAGTTGGAAACTTCTATTATTTCGTCATTTGAAAGTTTATTTTTCCAAGCGGGCATAGCGCCGTTTGCCGATCCATTTTTGATAATAAATTTCAAATTTTCTTTTCCCTTTGCTTCTTTATCGTTAATTAAATTGGGTGCTATGGCTCCTTGTCCCTCTCTTCCGTGGCATGTTTGACAATTTTGTTGGAAGATAGTTTTTCCAGTTTTTAATCTTTTATTAAATTCTTCATTGGTTGATGATAAGATTTTAAAATTTTCTTTTCTAATGGGTTTAAATAAGGTAATGGTCAAATTATTAAACCCAGATACGTAAATATTACCATTTATTGGGTTCTCTATAAGATCTAGAGGACCGCCATCTAAAACTAAGCCCATATCAGAACCTAGATAATCTTGAACTATATCCTTTTTTGACCCACCAGGTCTTAGAATAATAATGTCATTGTATTGCATTCTTGTCACTAGAATACAGTTTTGCAATTTTCCATTGAATACTTTGCTTTTATATTCAATAATACCAGTGGGGGCAACGTGTGGTCCAAAATCATAAGAAAATCCTCTAAAATTGGTATCTGCTTCTATTCCGTTATATTCAAAATTTTCAACATCTATATCACCTCGATTGAGAACGTATTCTGCTCTTAAAGGGTTTGGGTGTCCATAATAACCGCCTTGCTCTACACGAACCATAAAATCATTTTGATCAGGCTGAGCTCCTATAATTGCTCGAATATTTTTTGGTCCTTTATAGTTTATCGATGATAGAGGCGGGACGTAGTAGGGAGATTTTGGGTTAGAGGTTGGTGTGTTTTCATTTCCTCCAGAACCATTAATGGTTGTGTATAACTGACCATTGCTATGCCAAACTAAATCATATGCATTTCTTACACCTGTAGCATAGATTTTTAATGGTGAATTATTTTGATATGGATCATAATTTCCGCCACCATCTTTTGTTTTAACATCTAGAGGTAGTTCATTTGGTAATTTATTGGTGTCTAAAATTAAAATAGTAGCGGATAATGATGCCTCTTGAAAAGGTTTTTGCTTTTTCTCACAATCACACCATCCCATACCTGTGTTGGCTCCTTGACTAAAATATAGTTTACCATTCTCGTCAAAAACAATAGAGTTTGCAAAATTTTCTTGATTTGGACCAAAACGGGGCAAACCTTTTATTATTATTTCATTTCTCAGGACCTCATCTGTTTCGCTGCTTAATTGTAAACGTGTTATACTACCAGCCCAATCTATTTTATCTTGATTCATAGAAGAATTTGAGAACTTTACCCAATCACTATCGGTTTCTGAGTTTGAAGTCCAAATAATTAAACTATCGGAACTGGATATGGGGTCGAAAGCTAAACCTATTGTGAATTTTGATAAGTCGCCATATGGTTTAAAGGTGTGTTCTAATTGTAATTCTCCAGTCGGCTGAATGTTAAACCGTAAAATCTGTCCATTAATTTCACTTGCATATAGCTTGTGGTCAGGTCCGATAACTAAACTGGTAAATTGTCCTTTAATAGTTTTGTCTAAATTGACTTTTTGGAAGAGAATACCATCTAATTCATTGTTAGGCATTGTGTTGTATATGCGTATTTGTCTATTTATATATCTATTGATTCGATTTGGATAAAACACAAGAATTAGTAATAATCCTAAAGTAAATAGCATTGCGACTTTTTTTGATTTACCATTCATACAAATCATTAAATAGATGAATTTTTTTAAAATTTAAAGCCTTATTTGATAATTCTGCAGTATAAACAACTTCATTTTTTCTTTATCGCCTCCGCAATGCTTTTTTATTTCATAAATTTTGGCATCTACTAAGGTTCTATACCACCAACCTTGTAAAAAATGCCATAAAAATCCTTCTTTACCTTGTGTAAAGCCAAGTTTTAAAAAATAACGGTAAATAAAATATATAAAGGATCGCCAAAAGAGGGGCATATTAGCGTATTTTTTTTTCTTGTCTCGTTTGGACAAGGCGTCTTTTGACATCTCATATTGCAATACTTCTGAAGATTTCGGTTTTATAAAGTTGTATTCTAAATTTAATAAATCTATCGCCTCTCTAATAGAATATCCATCATGTTTTTGAATCCACCAACCAAGGGGGTTTAAATTATGGTCTACAAAGTATCCTTCAAAATGGATGCTTTTTCCCTTTGTCAATACTATATGCTCATCCATCCATCTTTCCTCACAAAATCCATGCTTATTTTTAAATAATCTTAGCATGTTCATTTGTAACATTCCCTTGGTCATTAATGTATTAAGAAAATACATTTTTCGTTCGAATACTATTCCTGATATATTTTTTTCTAAACGTGGTAGTTTTCGATTGATTTCGGAAATCAAGTCTGCCATTAAATATTCATCGGCATCTAGACGAAAAACCCACTCGGTAGTAATTGGCAAGTTGTTCAAGCCCCAATTTAGCTGTTTGGCATAATTATTTTCCCATTTATTTTGGTATACTTTTGCACCTAACGATTCTGCAATGTGAATTGTATTGTCGGTAGAAAATGAATCTACCAAAAAGATTTCTTCAGAAAATTTTTGAGCATTTTTTATACAGCGTTCTATATGCTTTTCTTCATTATAAGTTAGAATGATTGTAGATATGGTATCCATTAGCTTTTTATTTCTCTGATTTTTATAAATTTTGCAGGATTTCCGCCAACTACTGTCCAAGAATCTATTTTCTTAAACACAGCCGATCTTGCTCCAACAACGGCTCCATCTTCAATTATAACCCCTGGTCCTATAAATGCATCTGCGCATACCCAAACTTGATTTTTTATATATATAGGAGCTGCGTACCATTCTAAAGATGGTGTTGTGTGGTAGTGAGAACTAGCGCAGATATAACTTTTCTGAGAAATTATAGTGTTTGACCCTATGCAGACCAAGCCTTGGTTATAGATATCTACATTGCGCCCTATTGCACTAAACGAGCCCATTTCTAAGTTCCAGGGTGCCCAAATTTTTACACTTGCATATATTAAACTATTGTTACCTATTTTGGCACCAAATAGTCTTAAGATGAAGTTTCGCCATGTACGAAAAATGTTAAGAAAAAAGACGCGAAAGAATAAAATATAAGTAATTGACCAAATAACCCTTTTTATCCTACTTTTTAATGTAAAAGGATCATGATATTTAGACATGTCAATTCTATTCATTAAATATACTATTAGATTGTTATTGAACTTTTAAAGATTGAAATCTCATTAGATTATAAACTGGTTTTAAGTTTTTGGCTATAAAATGAGAAGAAGTAATTAACTTTTCTATCATCCAAATCTTAACTGAACTATAATTTAAAATTTCTTTACGAATCTTATTTGCTTCTGCTAGACCCTGTTTTTTATTTACACTGGAAACTCCATCTAAGTTGAACAGGCAAATCCAATTATCGATGTATTGAATATTTGATGCCTTGCTCAAAAATTCAATTGTGAATTTATAATCAGCAGAAATAGGATAGTTATGTTGATCAAAAGATAAATTATTTTCTTTTATAATTTTGAGTGAGTATATCATGGCTTGATGATTTGTAAACATACCATACCATGAATACTTGTGGTTTCTAGCTTTCTTGTAGTTTAGGTCATTTGAATTATGTTGTTTTACAACGGCATTGCCATAAATGAAGTCAGACTCTTTGGTTTTAACATCTTCAAATATAGAAGATAGTGTGTGCTTGTTAAATAAAGAGTCTCCACTGTTTATAAAGATCACATAATCTCCCGTAGATAGGCTTAAACCTTTATTCATTGCATCGTACAATCCTTTATCAGGTTCAGAAATAAAAACATTTATCTTTTCATTGTATTTATTTATTATATCTGTAGTTCCATCATTAGAAGCTCCATCTATTATAATATATTCTTGGTTTAAATATGTTTGATTTATACAGCTAAGAATCGTCTTTTCAATTGTTTTCACTTCATTATAGGAGATAGTTATAATGGATATTTTTTTCATAGTCGTTAATTTTTTAGCAAACCATTTAGAAAAGTATTCGCAGTGATTTCTATAGAGAAATATTCTTTGTAAACATTTATAGCAGATTGGGCAAAATTTTCTTTTACTTGAAAATCGAAATCATACCATTTTCTTAGTAAAGCTTCTGTGCCTATCATGGTATCTTGTTCAATAATACCGGCATTACCTTGTTCTATTTCACGCCAAATATTAACCTTGTTACTTATAAGCACAGGTTTTCTACAAGCCAATGCTTCAACAACAGCGATACCAAAATTTTCTTGATGGCTTGGAAGAATAAAGACATCACTTTCGTAAAATGCCCCCCATTTAGAAAGCCCTTTTAACATACCCGGAAATATGATGTTATTTGATGTTGAGGCTAGTTGTTGCATCGCTATTCCATAAGACTCTTCCAAACCTGGTCCGGCGATTATTAATTGGGGCAAGTTTTGTATTTCTTTTTCTAGTTTTAAATAAGCCATGATCAAAAGATCAACTCCTTTTTTAGGATGTACCCTACTTAGAAAGATAATATGAGGTTTCCCGTTCCATTGGGGTACTTGTTTTGAAAAAGCATTTCGCATTGAAGAATGCTTTTTTGGGGGTGGTTGAATACCATAGCCAACATTTATTTCTGTTTTAGGATTGTAGTTGGGGAAGGTAGTCCTTGCCAATAGCAACTCTTCTTCACAGGTAAATAAAATTCCATTTGCATTGTTCACTACTTTTTTCTCAATTAATTTCCAGTAAATATCATTCCGCAGTGCTTTTAGTTTGCGTGTTGTTGCTTTTTGGAAATATGGGTCTAACATGCCATGTGGCATAACATATACTTTTGGTGATGTTTTATAATTTTTTCTATGTGTTAAAATAGATTTGATACCTGCATAACTAGAAAAAAGCCATAGCCCATGTATTATGACAATATCAAATTTATTATAGTTGTCAAGTAGCCATGGAATTAGTTTTTTATTGTATTTCCAAGGCGTTTTAGCTTCACCTAATGTATGAATAGGAAAGATATCTTGACCTAGATAATCTGCGTTTGGGCTGTCCAAACAAACTACTTCGTTATGAACATTTGATTTTTGTAGCTCGGGAATTGCGTTTCTGATTCCTTGGCAAGGCCCTCCCTGTTTAGGATCCATACTTGGAATAATACGTAGAATGTTCATGTTTTGGCTAAATTTTGATATAGTTCAACATATTGTTTGGCTATGTTCTTAACAGAAAATCTTTTTGCGTTCACTAATCCTTTTTCAATAATATCCAAGCGATAAACATTATCGGTAATTACCTTTTTATATGCTCTTGAAATTGACTTTTCACTAGTTGGATCAACAAATACAGCTCCATTTCCAGCAACTTCAATAATAGGCTCTATTTTTGAAGTAATAACTATTCGACCAGTTTGTTGACCTTCAATTACGGGCATTCCAAACCCTTCATATAATGAAGGAAAATTAATTATATCACTATTAATATACTCTAATCTTATTTCTTCGTCCGTAAGATTAAACCTGTTGGAATAATCAATGTTATACATTTTTAAAAGCTGTAGTTGTAACTCGTTTAAAGTACCTATAATGCGAAGATGACAGGGTATTTCTTCTAGCGCTTTTATCGTTTTGTCTAAATTTTTATTCCAACCTGTGCCTATATGTAGAATAACCGGTCTTTCTTGATTGAAAGACTTCTTGGAAAATTTAAATATCGGGTCAACGGCGTTGTGTATAACTTCTAGTTTGTCGGTTTTAATTTTACTGAGGATATTATTTTTGGTTTGATCAGAAATGCATACTACTTTATCGGCAATTTTTAATGGTAAATACAACCA
This genomic interval carries:
- a CDS encoding glycosyltransferase family 2 protein is translated as MKKISIITISYNEVKTIEKTILSCINQTYLNQEYIIIDGASNDGTTDIINKYNEKINVFISEPDKGLYDAMNKGLSLSTGDYVIFINSGDSLFNKHTLSSIFEDVKTKESDFIYGNAVVKQHNSNDLNYKKARNHKYSWYGMFTNHQAMIYSLKIIKENNLSFDQHNYPISADYKFTIEFLSKASNIQYIDNWICLFNLDGVSSVNKKQGLAEANKIRKEILNYSSVKIWMIEKLITSSHFIAKNLKPVYNLMRFQSLKVQ
- a CDS encoding glycosyltransferase: MNILRIIPSMDPKQGGPCQGIRNAIPELQKSNVHNEVVCLDSPNADYLGQDIFPIHTLGEAKTPWKYNKKLIPWLLDNYNKFDIVIIHGLWLFSSYAGIKSILTHRKNYKTSPKVYVMPHGMLDPYFQKATTRKLKALRNDIYWKLIEKKVVNNANGILFTCEEELLLARTTFPNYNPKTEINVGYGIQPPPKKHSSMRNAFSKQVPQWNGKPHIIFLSRVHPKKGVDLLIMAYLKLEKEIQNLPQLIIAGPGLEESYGIAMQQLASTSNNIIFPGMLKGLSKWGAFYESDVFILPSHQENFGIAVVEALACRKPVLISNKVNIWREIEQGNAGIIEQDTMIGTEALLRKWYDFDFQVKENFAQSAINVYKEYFSIEITANTFLNGLLKN
- a CDS encoding glycosyltransferase family 4 protein — translated: MKINYFFRNPKVGHSIHRVFRTLIKELDTTLDITIYEVSCVGSMPIDVLKNNIFTYKKKNKHAIHHITGHIHDVLIALIGVKTVLTIHDLVFLDNVKNPFKRCYKWLFWLYLPLKIADKVVCISDQTKNNILSKIKTDKLEVIHNAVDPIFKFSKKSFNQERPVILHIGTGWNKNLDKTIKALEEIPCHLRIIGTLNELQLQLLKMYNIDYSNRFNLTDEEIRLEYINSDIINFPSLYEGFGMPVIEGQQTGRIVITSKIEPIIEVAGNGAVFVDPTSEKSISRAYKKVITDNVYRLDIIEKGLVNAKRFSVKNIAKQYVELYQNLAKT